From Chiroxiphia lanceolata isolate bChiLan1 chromosome 11, bChiLan1.pri, whole genome shotgun sequence, the proteins below share one genomic window:
- the NEK4 gene encoding serine/threonine-protein kinase Nek4 isoform X1, translating to MSLAAYCFLRAVGKGSYGEVSLARHRQDRKQYVIKKLNLRNVSNRERRAAEQEAQLLSQLRHPNIVTYRESWQGQDGHLYIVMGFCEGGDLYHKLKEQKGKLLPENQVVEWFVQIAMALQYLHEKHILHRDLKTQNIFLTRTNIIKVGDLGIARVLENQYDMASTLIGTPYYMSPELFSNKPYNHKSDVWALGCCVYEMATLKHAFNAKDMNSLVYRIIEGKLPPMPQDYSPQLVAIIQTMLSKKPEERPSVRSILRQPYIKQQISLFLEATKAKAARNQKKTVNSKPKDPCSVISAKNESHSRNVTHQNHSPEQARKYKVNEKDCIIKYKATKFCPSEKPVVEVERKPSNNDLNNLGDSIATISEVNIDIFPSERMKRGSEKCGSECIPENNKAKYLNVPGNSKLTSHSPPIKEDGPQQRAKQASKAEKVESQLSSVNAVEDNDDTLKLLQPVSKDQKQTDLSLDSTEELLGPFVPTVIQDDASHGASGDAQGKTFHLEPHSSVSEPSLSRQQQQKRRELAEGCSEKFRTVSPRPLPVPSDVNTRAAQRCAEQHSAGASEPGNSAKASQAAIPMERPLSARERRRLKQSREMLPSVVPARRSSNGAVVEAKSHVENCVKVAQSSSDPSISQKKKETHCLSDDELSSSTSSTDKSDGDSKERKSNVNEMNDLVQLMTWTLKMDSKENSEYCGTSTPAPEFKLHKKYRDTLILHGKLPDESEELNIEEIPSDMLTVPDKIRRMVEILRSDVVQGLGVKLLEEVYRIMEDDDEMKRELQLREHMGDKYVSYSAKARHLKFLEENVKL from the exons atGTCCCTGGCTGCCTATTGCTTCCTGCGGGCCGTGGGGAAGGGCAGCTACGGGGAGGTGAGCCTGGCGCGGCACCGCCAGGACCGCAAGCAG tatgTCATCAAGAAGTTAAACCTCAGAAATGTTTCCAACCGCGAGAGGAGAGCggcagagcaggaggcacagctgctgtcccagctgagACACCCCAACATCGTCACCTACAGAGAGTcctggcaggggcaggatgGCCACTTGTACATTGTCATGGGCTTCTGTGAGGGAGGAGACCTCTACCACAAACTTAAGGAGCAGAAGGGCAAACTCCTGCCTGAGAATCAGGTGGTGGAGTGGTTTGTCCAGATTGCCATGGCACTGCAG TATTTACATGAAAAGCACATTCTGCACAGAGATCttaaaactcaaaatattttcctgacaCGAACAAACATAATCAAAGTGGGTGACCTGGGAATAGCCAGAGTGTTGGAAAACCAGTATGACATGGCCAGCACCCTCATAGGCACCCCCTACTACATGAGCCCTGAACTCTTTTCCAACAAACCCTACAACCACAAG tctgaTGTTTGGGCACTGGGCTGCTGTGTTTATGAGATGGCTACGCTGAAACACGCCTTCAATGCTAAAGACATGAACTCCTTGGTTTATCGAATTATTGAAGGAAAG CTGCCACCCATGCCACAGGATTACAGCCCCCAGCTGGTGGCAATAATACAAACCATGCTCAGTAAAAAACCCGAGGAACGACCAAGTGTGAGAAGCATCCTGCGGCAGCCGTATATCAAGCAACAGATTTCCTTGTTTTTGGAAGCCACAAAGGC GAAAGCAGctagaaatcagaagaaaacagtgaattcTAAACCTAAAGATCCTTGTTCTGTCATCTCAGCAAAGAATGAGTCTCACAGCAGGAATGTTACACACCAAAACCACTCCCCTGAGCAAGCCAGGAAATACAAAGTT AATGAGAAAGATTGCATTATCAAATATAAAGCCACCAAATTTTGTCCCTCGGAGAAGCCAGTTGTTGAGgtggaaagaaaaccaagcaaTAATGACCTGAACAACCTGGGAGATTCCATAGCTACAATTAGTGAAGTGAACATTGATATCTTCCCATCTGAAAGGATGAAGCGTGGAAGTGAGAAGTGTGGCAGTGAGTGTATCCCAGAGAATAATAAAGCAAAGTATTTAAATGTTCCAGGCAATTCTAAACTAACATCTCATAGCCCACCAATTAAGGAAGATGGACCAcagcaaagagcaaaacaagCTTCTAAAGCTGAAAAAGTTGAGTCACAGCTGTCTTCTGTTAATGCTGTAGAAGATAATGATGACACTTTGAAACTCCTGCAGCCTGTATCAAAAGACCAAAAGCAGACTGACCTG AGCTTGGATTCTACTGAAGAGCTGCTAGGACCCTTTGTTCCCACTGTTATTCAA GATGATGCCAGTCATGGAGCTTCAGGAGATGCTCAGGGAAAAACCTTCCATTTGGAGCCTCATAGCTCTGTCAGTGAACCTTCTCTCTcacggcagcagcagcagaagagaagagagctGGCTGAAGGCTGTTCAGAGAAG TTCAGAACGGTTTCTCCTCGACCTCTGCCAGTTCCTTCTGATGTGAACACGAGGGCAGCCCAGAggtgtgcagagcagcacagtgctggagCCTCTGAGCCTGGAAATAGTGCCAAAGCCAGTCAAGCTGCCATTCCAATG GAGCGGCCCTTGTCAGCAAGAGAGCGAAGGAGGCTGAAACAGTCTCGGGAGATGCTTCCCTCTG TGGTTCCGGCGAGACGGTCGTCAAATGGTGCAGTAGTTGAAGCAAAATCACATGTGGAAAACTGTGTTAAAGTTGCTCAGTCCTCATCAGATCCCAGTATTTCCCAG aaaaagaaagaaacccatTGCCTGTCTGATGATGAATTGAGCTCTTCCACAAGCTCTACAGACAAGTCTGATGGTGATTCCAAGGAGAG GAAAAGCAATGTGAATGAAATGAATGACTTGGTGCAGCTGATGACTTGGACACTGAAAATGGACTCTAAGGAGAACTCTGAGTACTGTGGAACCTCAACTCCAGCCCCAGAGTTTAAACTCCATAAAAAATATCGAGACACTTTGATTTTGCATGGAAAATTACCTGATGAATCGGAGGAATTAAACATTGAAGAGATTCCTTCAG atatgTTAACAGTTCCTGACAAGATTAGGAGAATGGTTGAAATCCTGAGATCTGATGTGGTGCAAGGATTGGGAGTGAAACTTCTTGAGGAGGTGTACAGAATCAtggaagatgatgatgaaatgAAAAGAGAG CTGCAGCTGCGGGAGCACATGGGAGACAAGTACGTGAGTTACAGCGCGAAGGCTCGTCACCTGAaatttcttgaagaaaatgtgaagcTCTGA
- the NEK4 gene encoding serine/threonine-protein kinase Nek4 isoform X2 gives MSLAAYCFLRAVGKGSYGEYVIKKLNLRNVSNRERRAAEQEAQLLSQLRHPNIVTYRESWQGQDGHLYIVMGFCEGGDLYHKLKEQKGKLLPENQVVEWFVQIAMALQYLHEKHILHRDLKTQNIFLTRTNIIKVGDLGIARVLENQYDMASTLIGTPYYMSPELFSNKPYNHKSDVWALGCCVYEMATLKHAFNAKDMNSLVYRIIEGKLPPMPQDYSPQLVAIIQTMLSKKPEERPSVRSILRQPYIKQQISLFLEATKAKAARNQKKTVNSKPKDPCSVISAKNESHSRNVTHQNHSPEQARKYKVNEKDCIIKYKATKFCPSEKPVVEVERKPSNNDLNNLGDSIATISEVNIDIFPSERMKRGSEKCGSECIPENNKAKYLNVPGNSKLTSHSPPIKEDGPQQRAKQASKAEKVESQLSSVNAVEDNDDTLKLLQPVSKDQKQTDLSLDSTEELLGPFVPTVIQDDASHGASGDAQGKTFHLEPHSSVSEPSLSRQQQQKRRELAEGCSEKFRTVSPRPLPVPSDVNTRAAQRCAEQHSAGASEPGNSAKASQAAIPMERPLSARERRRLKQSREMLPSVVPARRSSNGAVVEAKSHVENCVKVAQSSSDPSISQKKKETHCLSDDELSSSTSSTDKSDGDSKERKSNVNEMNDLVQLMTWTLKMDSKENSEYCGTSTPAPEFKLHKKYRDTLILHGKLPDESEELNIEEIPSDMLTVPDKIRRMVEILRSDVVQGLGVKLLEEVYRIMEDDDEMKRELQLREHMGDKYVSYSAKARHLKFLEENVKL, from the exons atGTCCCTGGCTGCCTATTGCTTCCTGCGGGCCGTGGGGAAGGGCAGCTACGGGGAG tatgTCATCAAGAAGTTAAACCTCAGAAATGTTTCCAACCGCGAGAGGAGAGCggcagagcaggaggcacagctgctgtcccagctgagACACCCCAACATCGTCACCTACAGAGAGTcctggcaggggcaggatgGCCACTTGTACATTGTCATGGGCTTCTGTGAGGGAGGAGACCTCTACCACAAACTTAAGGAGCAGAAGGGCAAACTCCTGCCTGAGAATCAGGTGGTGGAGTGGTTTGTCCAGATTGCCATGGCACTGCAG TATTTACATGAAAAGCACATTCTGCACAGAGATCttaaaactcaaaatattttcctgacaCGAACAAACATAATCAAAGTGGGTGACCTGGGAATAGCCAGAGTGTTGGAAAACCAGTATGACATGGCCAGCACCCTCATAGGCACCCCCTACTACATGAGCCCTGAACTCTTTTCCAACAAACCCTACAACCACAAG tctgaTGTTTGGGCACTGGGCTGCTGTGTTTATGAGATGGCTACGCTGAAACACGCCTTCAATGCTAAAGACATGAACTCCTTGGTTTATCGAATTATTGAAGGAAAG CTGCCACCCATGCCACAGGATTACAGCCCCCAGCTGGTGGCAATAATACAAACCATGCTCAGTAAAAAACCCGAGGAACGACCAAGTGTGAGAAGCATCCTGCGGCAGCCGTATATCAAGCAACAGATTTCCTTGTTTTTGGAAGCCACAAAGGC GAAAGCAGctagaaatcagaagaaaacagtgaattcTAAACCTAAAGATCCTTGTTCTGTCATCTCAGCAAAGAATGAGTCTCACAGCAGGAATGTTACACACCAAAACCACTCCCCTGAGCAAGCCAGGAAATACAAAGTT AATGAGAAAGATTGCATTATCAAATATAAAGCCACCAAATTTTGTCCCTCGGAGAAGCCAGTTGTTGAGgtggaaagaaaaccaagcaaTAATGACCTGAACAACCTGGGAGATTCCATAGCTACAATTAGTGAAGTGAACATTGATATCTTCCCATCTGAAAGGATGAAGCGTGGAAGTGAGAAGTGTGGCAGTGAGTGTATCCCAGAGAATAATAAAGCAAAGTATTTAAATGTTCCAGGCAATTCTAAACTAACATCTCATAGCCCACCAATTAAGGAAGATGGACCAcagcaaagagcaaaacaagCTTCTAAAGCTGAAAAAGTTGAGTCACAGCTGTCTTCTGTTAATGCTGTAGAAGATAATGATGACACTTTGAAACTCCTGCAGCCTGTATCAAAAGACCAAAAGCAGACTGACCTG AGCTTGGATTCTACTGAAGAGCTGCTAGGACCCTTTGTTCCCACTGTTATTCAA GATGATGCCAGTCATGGAGCTTCAGGAGATGCTCAGGGAAAAACCTTCCATTTGGAGCCTCATAGCTCTGTCAGTGAACCTTCTCTCTcacggcagcagcagcagaagagaagagagctGGCTGAAGGCTGTTCAGAGAAG TTCAGAACGGTTTCTCCTCGACCTCTGCCAGTTCCTTCTGATGTGAACACGAGGGCAGCCCAGAggtgtgcagagcagcacagtgctggagCCTCTGAGCCTGGAAATAGTGCCAAAGCCAGTCAAGCTGCCATTCCAATG GAGCGGCCCTTGTCAGCAAGAGAGCGAAGGAGGCTGAAACAGTCTCGGGAGATGCTTCCCTCTG TGGTTCCGGCGAGACGGTCGTCAAATGGTGCAGTAGTTGAAGCAAAATCACATGTGGAAAACTGTGTTAAAGTTGCTCAGTCCTCATCAGATCCCAGTATTTCCCAG aaaaagaaagaaacccatTGCCTGTCTGATGATGAATTGAGCTCTTCCACAAGCTCTACAGACAAGTCTGATGGTGATTCCAAGGAGAG GAAAAGCAATGTGAATGAAATGAATGACTTGGTGCAGCTGATGACTTGGACACTGAAAATGGACTCTAAGGAGAACTCTGAGTACTGTGGAACCTCAACTCCAGCCCCAGAGTTTAAACTCCATAAAAAATATCGAGACACTTTGATTTTGCATGGAAAATTACCTGATGAATCGGAGGAATTAAACATTGAAGAGATTCCTTCAG atatgTTAACAGTTCCTGACAAGATTAGGAGAATGGTTGAAATCCTGAGATCTGATGTGGTGCAAGGATTGGGAGTGAAACTTCTTGAGGAGGTGTACAGAATCAtggaagatgatgatgaaatgAAAAGAGAG CTGCAGCTGCGGGAGCACATGGGAGACAAGTACGTGAGTTACAGCGCGAAGGCTCGTCACCTGAaatttcttgaagaaaatgtgaagcTCTGA
- the NEK4 gene encoding serine/threonine-protein kinase Nek4 isoform X3 translates to MGFCEGGDLYHKLKEQKGKLLPENQVVEWFVQIAMALQYLHEKHILHRDLKTQNIFLTRTNIIKVGDLGIARVLENQYDMASTLIGTPYYMSPELFSNKPYNHKSDVWALGCCVYEMATLKHAFNAKDMNSLVYRIIEGKLPPMPQDYSPQLVAIIQTMLSKKPEERPSVRSILRQPYIKQQISLFLEATKAKAARNQKKTVNSKPKDPCSVISAKNESHSRNVTHQNHSPEQARKYKVNEKDCIIKYKATKFCPSEKPVVEVERKPSNNDLNNLGDSIATISEVNIDIFPSERMKRGSEKCGSECIPENNKAKYLNVPGNSKLTSHSPPIKEDGPQQRAKQASKAEKVESQLSSVNAVEDNDDTLKLLQPVSKDQKQTDLSLDSTEELLGPFVPTVIQDDASHGASGDAQGKTFHLEPHSSVSEPSLSRQQQQKRRELAEGCSEKFRTVSPRPLPVPSDVNTRAAQRCAEQHSAGASEPGNSAKASQAAIPMERPLSARERRRLKQSREMLPSVVPARRSSNGAVVEAKSHVENCVKVAQSSSDPSISQKKKETHCLSDDELSSSTSSTDKSDGDSKERKSNVNEMNDLVQLMTWTLKMDSKENSEYCGTSTPAPEFKLHKKYRDTLILHGKLPDESEELNIEEIPSDMLTVPDKIRRMVEILRSDVVQGLGVKLLEEVYRIMEDDDEMKRELQLREHMGDKYVSYSAKARHLKFLEENVKL, encoded by the exons ATGGGCTTCTGTGAGGGAGGAGACCTCTACCACAAACTTAAGGAGCAGAAGGGCAAACTCCTGCCTGAGAATCAGGTGGTGGAGTGGTTTGTCCAGATTGCCATGGCACTGCAG TATTTACATGAAAAGCACATTCTGCACAGAGATCttaaaactcaaaatattttcctgacaCGAACAAACATAATCAAAGTGGGTGACCTGGGAATAGCCAGAGTGTTGGAAAACCAGTATGACATGGCCAGCACCCTCATAGGCACCCCCTACTACATGAGCCCTGAACTCTTTTCCAACAAACCCTACAACCACAAG tctgaTGTTTGGGCACTGGGCTGCTGTGTTTATGAGATGGCTACGCTGAAACACGCCTTCAATGCTAAAGACATGAACTCCTTGGTTTATCGAATTATTGAAGGAAAG CTGCCACCCATGCCACAGGATTACAGCCCCCAGCTGGTGGCAATAATACAAACCATGCTCAGTAAAAAACCCGAGGAACGACCAAGTGTGAGAAGCATCCTGCGGCAGCCGTATATCAAGCAACAGATTTCCTTGTTTTTGGAAGCCACAAAGGC GAAAGCAGctagaaatcagaagaaaacagtgaattcTAAACCTAAAGATCCTTGTTCTGTCATCTCAGCAAAGAATGAGTCTCACAGCAGGAATGTTACACACCAAAACCACTCCCCTGAGCAAGCCAGGAAATACAAAGTT AATGAGAAAGATTGCATTATCAAATATAAAGCCACCAAATTTTGTCCCTCGGAGAAGCCAGTTGTTGAGgtggaaagaaaaccaagcaaTAATGACCTGAACAACCTGGGAGATTCCATAGCTACAATTAGTGAAGTGAACATTGATATCTTCCCATCTGAAAGGATGAAGCGTGGAAGTGAGAAGTGTGGCAGTGAGTGTATCCCAGAGAATAATAAAGCAAAGTATTTAAATGTTCCAGGCAATTCTAAACTAACATCTCATAGCCCACCAATTAAGGAAGATGGACCAcagcaaagagcaaaacaagCTTCTAAAGCTGAAAAAGTTGAGTCACAGCTGTCTTCTGTTAATGCTGTAGAAGATAATGATGACACTTTGAAACTCCTGCAGCCTGTATCAAAAGACCAAAAGCAGACTGACCTG AGCTTGGATTCTACTGAAGAGCTGCTAGGACCCTTTGTTCCCACTGTTATTCAA GATGATGCCAGTCATGGAGCTTCAGGAGATGCTCAGGGAAAAACCTTCCATTTGGAGCCTCATAGCTCTGTCAGTGAACCTTCTCTCTcacggcagcagcagcagaagagaagagagctGGCTGAAGGCTGTTCAGAGAAG TTCAGAACGGTTTCTCCTCGACCTCTGCCAGTTCCTTCTGATGTGAACACGAGGGCAGCCCAGAggtgtgcagagcagcacagtgctggagCCTCTGAGCCTGGAAATAGTGCCAAAGCCAGTCAAGCTGCCATTCCAATG GAGCGGCCCTTGTCAGCAAGAGAGCGAAGGAGGCTGAAACAGTCTCGGGAGATGCTTCCCTCTG TGGTTCCGGCGAGACGGTCGTCAAATGGTGCAGTAGTTGAAGCAAAATCACATGTGGAAAACTGTGTTAAAGTTGCTCAGTCCTCATCAGATCCCAGTATTTCCCAG aaaaagaaagaaacccatTGCCTGTCTGATGATGAATTGAGCTCTTCCACAAGCTCTACAGACAAGTCTGATGGTGATTCCAAGGAGAG GAAAAGCAATGTGAATGAAATGAATGACTTGGTGCAGCTGATGACTTGGACACTGAAAATGGACTCTAAGGAGAACTCTGAGTACTGTGGAACCTCAACTCCAGCCCCAGAGTTTAAACTCCATAAAAAATATCGAGACACTTTGATTTTGCATGGAAAATTACCTGATGAATCGGAGGAATTAAACATTGAAGAGATTCCTTCAG atatgTTAACAGTTCCTGACAAGATTAGGAGAATGGTTGAAATCCTGAGATCTGATGTGGTGCAAGGATTGGGAGTGAAACTTCTTGAGGAGGTGTACAGAATCAtggaagatgatgatgaaatgAAAAGAGAG CTGCAGCTGCGGGAGCACATGGGAGACAAGTACGTGAGTTACAGCGCGAAGGCTCGTCACCTGAaatttcttgaagaaaatgtgaagcTCTGA